From one Halosimplex rubrum genomic stretch:
- a CDS encoding archaea-specific SMC-related protein, which translates to MSTPLSATDPVQLSIENIGGIDESSVSFSSGVTILAGRNATNRTSFLQALMAGLGSENVSIKGDADEAHVELTIGDETYKRTLTRTNGGGVYADGDAFLDNPELADLFVFLLESNEARRAVELEEGLRELIMRPVDTAAIEAGIEELQDQRNDVERQLENLDSMQRELPTLEQRRQDLKQEIEEKEAELEATKEAIEDADQDLSATRDQKDELDDALESFRETRGELEDTRYNLEMERESITALESELDDLESELDELSETPMAGVDEVADRLDELRSQRADIDDVTNSLQKVIQFNEEMLEGADSDVVAALRDMDDPTDRLVDEQVVCWTCGSTVESDIIEETLDRLRDLRSEKLQERREIQSKMDDLKTEKATFEEQQRQRTQLEDRIEQIQSELRTRRGRVEELETERDRLEAEIDELEAEVETLEDETQSDLLDLHREANQFEFELNQLQDDFGQVTSEIDRIDEELERRDNFKARREEISDEIADLRTRIDQVESEAVDQFNEHMETVLEILSYENLERIWIERRQETVSQGGRSVEQSVFELHVVRSTADGTTYEDTVDHLSESEREVTGLVFALAGYLTHDVYETCPFLLMDSIEAIDSDRIARLVEYVADYAEYVVVALLPEDAQALDEEYERVTEI; encoded by the coding sequence ATGAGTACACCACTTTCAGCAACGGATCCCGTTCAACTTTCCATTGAGAATATCGGTGGCATCGATGAATCCTCAGTTTCCTTTTCATCCGGTGTTACAATCCTGGCTGGCCGGAATGCGACGAATCGAACCTCGTTCCTACAGGCATTGATGGCTGGATTGGGCAGCGAGAACGTCTCGATCAAGGGTGACGCAGACGAAGCCCATGTCGAGTTGACCATCGGAGATGAGACGTATAAACGAACGCTCACCCGAACTAACGGCGGCGGTGTCTACGCTGACGGCGATGCGTTTCTCGACAACCCGGAGTTGGCTGACCTATTCGTATTCCTATTGGAGTCCAACGAAGCGCGCCGAGCTGTCGAACTTGAAGAGGGTCTTCGCGAACTCATTATGCGCCCTGTCGACACAGCGGCTATCGAAGCCGGGATCGAGGAGCTCCAAGACCAACGGAATGACGTCGAACGACAGCTTGAGAATCTCGATTCGATGCAGCGGGAACTACCTACGTTGGAACAGCGCCGACAGGACCTCAAGCAGGAAATCGAAGAGAAAGAGGCTGAACTCGAAGCGACCAAAGAAGCCATCGAGGATGCTGATCAGGACCTCAGTGCCACGCGCGATCAGAAAGACGAGCTTGACGACGCGCTTGAATCATTCCGCGAAACGCGGGGTGAGCTCGAAGACACACGATATAATCTTGAGATGGAGCGCGAGAGCATCACCGCCCTCGAATCGGAACTCGACGACCTGGAAAGCGAATTAGACGAGCTCTCGGAAACCCCAATGGCCGGCGTCGATGAGGTAGCCGACCGACTTGACGAATTGCGTTCACAGCGCGCGGATATTGACGATGTGACTAACTCCCTCCAGAAGGTTATCCAGTTCAACGAGGAAATGCTTGAGGGGGCGGATTCAGATGTCGTAGCCGCACTTCGAGACATGGACGACCCCACTGACAGACTAGTCGACGAGCAGGTTGTCTGCTGGACGTGTGGGAGCACTGTCGAAAGCGACATCATCGAAGAAACGCTTGACCGACTCCGTGACCTCCGTAGCGAGAAACTTCAGGAACGCCGTGAGATCCAGTCCAAGATGGACGACCTGAAAACAGAGAAGGCGACCTTCGAAGAGCAACAACGCCAGCGTACGCAGTTGGAAGACCGGATCGAACAGATCCAATCGGAACTTCGAACGCGGCGCGGTCGAGTCGAAGAACTCGAGACCGAGCGCGACCGTCTCGAAGCCGAGATCGACGAACTCGAAGCGGAGGTCGAAACCCTGGAAGACGAAACTCAGAGCGACCTGCTCGACCTCCACCGCGAGGCCAACCAGTTCGAGTTCGAACTCAACCAACTCCAAGATGACTTCGGCCAGGTCACTTCCGAGATCGACCGTATCGACGAAGAACTCGAGCGTCGAGACAACTTCAAAGCCCGTCGGGAGGAGATCAGCGACGAAATCGCCGACCTGCGGACGCGCATCGACCAGGTCGAGAGCGAAGCCGTCGATCAGTTCAACGAGCACATGGAGACCGTGCTGGAGATCTTGAGCTACGAAAATTTGGAGCGGATCTGGATCGAGCGCCGCCAAGAGACGGTTTCACAGGGGGGACGGAGTGTCGAACAATCCGTCTTCGAATTGCATGTGGTCCGCAGTACGGCAGACGGAACTACCTACGAAGATACTGTCGACCACCTCTCGGAGTCTGAACGGGAAGTCACGGGGTTAGTCTTCGCGCTCGCGGGCTATCTTACCCACGACGTTTACGAGACCTGTCCGTTCCTCCTGATGGACTCGATCGAGGCGATCGATTCCGACCGCATCGCCCGCCTCGTTGAGTACGTTGCCGACTATGCCGAGTACGTCGTCGTCGCTCTCCTCCCTGAGGATGCCCAAGCCCTCGATGAGGAATATGAGAGGGTGACCGAGATATGA
- a CDS encoding universal stress protein: protein MYDQILLATDGTIASKNAESHAIELAEMHDATLHALFVVDESIYTAYSGDEYVDEAEGPEHGLEERGQEAIEEVRRSAEDSEVEMIAAVKHGHPVETILEYGDRQDIDMVVLGTKHRPAEYRALLGSVTERVLRLTTRPTVVVKTEVDE from the coding sequence ATGTACGACCAGATTCTACTCGCCACGGATGGCACGATTGCATCGAAGAACGCGGAATCCCATGCGATCGAACTCGCCGAGATGCACGATGCTACCCTTCATGCGCTTTTCGTCGTCGACGAGAGCATCTACACGGCATACAGTGGAGATGAGTACGTCGACGAGGCAGAGGGACCCGAACATGGGCTCGAAGAACGCGGACAGGAGGCAATCGAGGAGGTCCGAAGGAGTGCGGAAGACAGTGAGGTCGAGATGATCGCGGCAGTAAAACACGGACATCCCGTCGAAACGATACTCGAGTATGGGGATCGACAGGATATCGATATGGTCGTCCTCGGGACGAAACACCGGCCAGCGGAATACCGCGCGCTACTCGGAAGTGTAACCGAACGCGTGCTTCGGCTAACCACCCGACCGACAGTCGTCGTGAAAACGGAAGTCGATGAATAA
- a CDS encoding glycoside hydrolase family 2 protein, which produces MNLESQPRPEYPRPQLRREEWQNLNGQWEFEIDHGASGRERGLPEKERLAREITVPFAPESELSGIGYTDFMDAVWYRREVDIPVEWFDGRIKLHFGAVDYEAEVWVNGESVGSHRGGYTPFSVDITEAAEPGVNAVTICAEDDTCSPIQPSGKQSQEYEPEGARYTRVTGIWQTVWLEPVPETHVDDLQIEPDPENDAVHVDVSLSGELVDGRIHATATFNGESVGEVTVVTNGRYAGFTLSVDETHRWSPEEPNLYDLHLQLVADGETIDSVESYFGLRSVTLGDDCVYLNGEPRFQRLVLDQGYYPDGLYTAPSDDDLIEDIEIAKQMGFDGARLHQKVFEPRFLYHADRLGYLVWDEHANWGIDHESVDALGPFLQEWIEVVKRDYNHPSVVGWTPFNETEPDQDDDLIRTIYRTTKALDPTRPVIDTSGWVHVETDLEDAHDYIQDPEAFAESYSEIDGPVKKGSHSPVAWSEDLSYVSEFGGIWWNPDADDGWGYGDRPDGEADFFERYRNMVETLLGNEDMWAFCYTQLYDIEQEANGLYTYDREPKFDPARIREINEQIAAFEQSACRQRQEHPAE; this is translated from the coding sequence GTGAATCTTGAGTCCCAGCCACGCCCCGAGTATCCTCGGCCGCAACTACGTCGAGAAGAGTGGCAGAACTTGAACGGCCAGTGGGAGTTCGAGATCGATCACGGTGCAAGCGGACGTGAGCGGGGTCTCCCCGAGAAAGAAAGGCTTGCCCGAGAGATCACAGTCCCGTTCGCCCCGGAAAGCGAACTGTCGGGCATCGGCTACACCGACTTCATGGACGCAGTGTGGTATCGTCGCGAGGTCGATATCCCAGTAGAATGGTTCGATGGGCGCATCAAACTCCACTTCGGGGCGGTCGATTACGAAGCGGAGGTCTGGGTAAACGGCGAATCCGTCGGGAGCCATCGTGGCGGGTACACCCCATTTAGCGTCGACATCACCGAAGCTGCCGAACCTGGAGTCAACGCCGTTACGATCTGTGCTGAAGATGATACCTGCTCGCCCATTCAACCTTCGGGCAAACAAAGCCAAGAGTACGAACCTGAGGGCGCTCGTTACACCCGCGTCACGGGGATATGGCAGACGGTCTGGCTCGAACCAGTTCCAGAAACCCACGTCGACGACCTACAGATCGAACCAGATCCTGAGAACGATGCTGTCCATGTCGATGTCTCACTCAGCGGAGAGCTTGTTGATGGGAGAATCCATGCCACGGCGACGTTCAACGGCGAATCAGTCGGCGAGGTCACGGTTGTAACCAACGGTCGTTACGCTGGTTTCACGCTGAGCGTGGATGAGACTCACCGCTGGTCGCCCGAGGAACCGAATCTTTACGATCTGCATCTCCAACTCGTTGCCGACGGCGAGACAATCGACTCGGTCGAGAGCTACTTCGGTCTCCGGTCGGTGACACTAGGTGATGACTGCGTCTATCTCAACGGTGAACCCCGTTTCCAGCGTCTCGTACTCGATCAAGGCTACTATCCGGACGGTCTCTACACAGCACCCTCCGACGACGACTTGATCGAGGACATCGAGATTGCCAAACAAATGGGATTCGACGGGGCCCGTCTCCATCAAAAAGTGTTCGAGCCGCGCTTCCTCTATCACGCCGACCGGCTTGGTTATCTCGTCTGGGACGAACACGCCAACTGGGGCATCGACCACGAGAGTGTTGACGCGCTCGGACCGTTCCTGCAGGAATGGATCGAAGTCGTCAAACGTGACTACAACCACCCGTCGGTGGTCGGCTGGACGCCGTTCAACGAGACAGAACCCGATCAGGACGACGACCTCATCAGAACGATCTACCGGACGACCAAGGCTCTCGATCCGACGCGGCCCGTCATCGATACAAGCGGCTGGGTCCACGTTGAAACGGACCTCGAGGACGCGCATGACTACATACAGGATCCCGAGGCATTCGCTGAGTCCTACAGCGAGATCGACGGCCCTGTCAAGAAGGGATCACACAGCCCCGTCGCGTGGAGCGAGGATCTGAGTTACGTCAGCGAGTTCGGAGGCATCTGGTGGAATCCCGACGCCGACGACGGGTGGGGTTACGGTGATCGGCCCGACGGTGAGGCGGATTTCTTCGAGCGCTACCGGAATATGGTCGAGACCCTGCTCGGCAACGAGGACATGTGGGCATTTTGCTACACGCAGCTGTACGACATCGAACAGGAGGCCAACGGGCTCTACACTTACGACCGTGAACCGAAGTTCGATCCAGCACGGATCCGTGAGATTAACGAGCAGATCGCCGCCTTCGAGCAGTCGGCCTGTCGCCAGCGACAGGAGCACCCGGCAGAGTAA
- a CDS encoding IS5 family transposase, producing MKREDGFVSSKLARFTDRVVSLAQKAVVGEPDPAYEDGDGGYADWVIVAIHGLREYLDHTYRRLLDVLHEMHGIVEKLDLAVSDLPDFTTVCTRKQDLEMRIWRVLLRLSAELHDLGDIQAIDATGMDRIAASQHYAKRTNYTFEAVKTTLLSDCKTGAILDIHCSMKQPHDSKIGWQMVKRNLDKLNILTADKGYDWWLLRQRLRAEGVKPVIKHREFGWHGIANNVLLDDTTYHQRSNAESTFFALRRKYGEVVRARTWFGQFRELVLKCAVRNIELSVSHSQP from the coding sequence GTGAAGCGGGAAGACGGGTTTGTGTCCAGCAAACTCGCCCGCTTCACTGATCGGGTTGTTTCGCTTGCGCAAAAAGCCGTCGTCGGCGAGCCCGACCCAGCATACGAAGACGGCGACGGCGGCTACGCAGACTGGGTGATCGTGGCGATTCACGGCCTCCGCGAGTACTTAGATCACACGTATCGGCGGCTGCTGGACGTGCTGCATGAGATGCACGGGATTGTCGAAAAACTCGACCTAGCGGTGTCTGATCTGCCTGATTTTACGACCGTGTGTACGCGAAAGCAGGATCTCGAAATGCGGATCTGGCGCGTCTTGTTGCGGTTGTCGGCGGAGTTGCACGATCTCGGCGATATTCAGGCCATTGACGCAACTGGCATGGATCGGATAGCTGCCAGCCAGCACTACGCAAAACGGACGAATTACACGTTCGAGGCGGTGAAAACGACGCTTCTCAGTGATTGCAAAACTGGTGCGATCCTAGATATACATTGCTCGATGAAACAACCGCATGATTCCAAGATCGGCTGGCAGATGGTCAAACGGAATCTCGACAAACTGAACATTCTTACTGCCGACAAAGGCTACGACTGGTGGCTGCTTCGCCAAAGATTACGGGCTGAAGGCGTTAAACCGGTGATTAAGCACCGCGAATTCGGCTGGCACGGCATCGCCAACAATGTCTTGCTCGATGATACAACGTACCATCAACGCTCGAACGCCGAATCCACGTTTTTCGCGCTTCGCCGCAAATACGGCGAGGTCGTTCGCGCTCGAACGTGGTTCGGACAGTTCCGAGAACTCGTTCTGAAATGTGCTGTCAGAAACATCGAACTGAGCGTCAGCCACTCACAACCGTGA
- a CDS encoding maltose acetyltransferase domain-containing protein, with protein MCREKEKMVDGELYDPTDPELVADRNRARELTRRYNDTRPDEQTARREVLEDLLGSVGAECQIEPPFRCDYGYNIQLGENFYANFDCVVLDAARVEIGGNCMIAPGVHIYTATHPLDAAERIKGPEYAKPVTIGDNVWIGGQAVVNPGVTVGDDSVIASGAVVTEDVPDEVVVQGNPASVVKELNAD; from the coding sequence ATGTGTAGAGAGAAGGAGAAGATGGTGGACGGAGAGCTATACGACCCGACCGACCCCGAGCTTGTGGCCGACCGGAACCGTGCACGGGAGCTCACGCGGCGATACAATGACACCAGACCTGACGAACAGACTGCCCGACGAGAAGTACTCGAAGACCTCCTCGGCTCAGTCGGTGCCGAGTGTCAGATAGAACCGCCATTTCGCTGTGACTACGGCTACAATATCCAGCTAGGGGAGAACTTCTATGCGAACTTCGACTGCGTCGTTTTGGACGCGGCACGAGTGGAAATCGGCGGTAACTGTATGATCGCACCCGGTGTCCACATCTACACCGCGACTCATCCGCTCGATGCCGCCGAACGAATCAAAGGGCCGGAGTACGCGAAACCGGTCACGATCGGTGACAACGTCTGGATCGGTGGACAGGCGGTCGTCAATCCTGGCGTAACTGTTGGAGATGACAGTGTCATCGCGTCCGGTGCAGTCGTGACTGAGGACGTTCCCGACGAGGTGGTCGTACAGGGCAACCCCGCGAGCGTAGTCAAAGAACTGAACGCCGACTAA
- the gfo6 gene encoding D-xylose 1-dehydrogenase Gfo6, with the protein MLQDIARNEVAHRDWDSGTDTTVRFAFVGLGGFTENVVLPAISETDYCTATVGVTGTPETGERLVTEYDLERILSYDEFHDGEALTEYDAVYICTPNALHLEYAESAADFGKPVLCEKPLEATSERARQLRDVCDEAGVPLMTAYRMQLEPVTRRLREWIRDGKLGDIVAVRGSLDIDIPNDQWRFDEDLAGGGATMDIGIYPLNTARFVLDAEPKAVTACTASPRDMEVDEHVTFQLTFPGDITVHGQASFEAQPKTEFQVVGTDATVCVSPAFNVARDRTVEILKDDQTTELVAKWGDEIVEEFDYFAQCLETGMAPTPDGNEGVRDLEIIDAIYESAERDDTIEL; encoded by the coding sequence GTGTTGCAGGATATCGCACGTAACGAAGTGGCGCACCGCGACTGGGACTCAGGAACCGACACGACCGTTAGGTTCGCCTTCGTCGGTCTCGGTGGTTTCACCGAGAATGTTGTCCTCCCAGCGATTTCAGAAACCGACTACTGTACAGCGACCGTCGGCGTCACTGGGACGCCTGAGACTGGGGAACGCCTCGTCACGGAGTACGATCTTGAGCGGATCCTCTCGTACGATGAGTTCCACGACGGTGAGGCGCTCACGGAGTACGATGCCGTGTACATTTGCACGCCAAATGCGTTGCACTTAGAGTACGCCGAGTCAGCGGCAGACTTCGGAAAACCCGTGCTATGTGAGAAACCTCTCGAAGCCACGTCAGAACGTGCACGACAACTGCGAGACGTGTGCGACGAAGCCGGCGTCCCGCTGATGACTGCCTACCGTATGCAACTCGAACCGGTTACCCGACGGCTTCGTGAGTGGATTCGCGACGGAAAACTGGGAGATATCGTCGCGGTACGCGGGAGTTTAGACATCGACATTCCGAATGATCAGTGGCGGTTTGACGAGGACCTCGCCGGAGGTGGGGCGACGATGGATATCGGGATATATCCGCTCAATACGGCCCGGTTTGTCCTTGACGCGGAACCGAAGGCAGTCACTGCTTGCACGGCCAGTCCGCGAGACATGGAGGTCGACGAGCACGTTACTTTCCAACTCACATTCCCTGGTGACATCACCGTTCACGGGCAGGCAAGCTTCGAGGCCCAACCGAAGACAGAATTTCAAGTCGTCGGGACCGACGCCACGGTGTGCGTCTCCCCAGCGTTCAATGTGGCTCGAGACCGGACAGTTGAGATCCTGAAAGACGACCAGACGACCGAGTTGGTGGCCAAATGGGGTGATGAGATCGTCGAAGAATTCGACTACTTCGCCCAGTGTCTCGAAACAGGAATGGCTCCTACTCCTGATGGGAACGAAGGCGTTCGTGACCTCGAGATCATCGATGCGATCTACGAATCCGCCGAAAGGGACGATACTATTGAACTCTGA
- a CDS encoding IS5 family transposase, translating to MKALPKSQILRFTEKAIHLARRAVSRYSSKFSKHRYTLPQHVVLLCLKVRKNTTYRGLLDELIEMPRIRRVLGLAELPTPSTLCKAFNRLDMAVWRIILILSTTLLPTSGVVGVDASGFDRSHASKHYTKRAELTIQQLKVTLLVDAKVNAILDLHVTTTRKHDSQIAPSLIKRNPEDIDILLGDKGYDDQKIRRLTRQHEVRPLIKYREFTSLHKAWNARLDTDLYGQRSQSETVNSTLKRKYGAFVRSRRWWKQFRELTIACLSHNIDRSL from the coding sequence ATGAAGGCCCTCCCGAAGTCGCAGATTCTCCGTTTTACTGAGAAGGCGATTCATCTGGCGCGTCGAGCGGTCTCTCGATACTCCTCTAAATTCTCTAAACACCGTTATACACTTCCCCAACACGTTGTTCTGCTGTGTCTCAAAGTTCGGAAGAACACGACCTATCGTGGCCTGCTTGACGAATTAATCGAGATGCCACGTATCCGTCGTGTTCTTGGGCTAGCTGAGCTTCCTACGCCATCAACGCTCTGTAAGGCGTTCAACCGACTTGATATGGCCGTATGGCGTATCATATTGATTCTCTCAACGACGCTACTTCCGACGAGCGGAGTTGTTGGCGTTGATGCGTCAGGGTTTGACCGCAGTCACGCTTCGAAACACTACACAAAACGCGCTGAACTTACGATTCAGCAGCTCAAAGTGACGTTGCTGGTCGATGCGAAGGTAAACGCGATTCTCGATTTACACGTGACGACGACTCGGAAACACGATAGCCAGATCGCTCCGTCGTTGATCAAGCGCAACCCCGAGGATATTGACATTCTGCTCGGTGACAAGGGCTACGACGACCAGAAAATCAGGCGACTTACCCGGCAACACGAGGTTCGGCCACTGATTAAGTACCGTGAGTTCACGTCACTCCATAAGGCATGGAACGCACGCTTAGACACTGATCTCTACGGCCAGCGGAGTCAATCAGAGACAGTTAACTCAACTCTCAAGCGGAAGTACGGTGCGTTTGTCCGGTCACGACGCTGGTGGAAGCAGTTCCGTGAACTCACCATCGCCTGTCTCAGTCACAACATCGACCGATCACTCTGA
- a CDS encoding IclR family transcriptional regulator: protein MTPQSNRQIKTAQRVFDIIDCLHENGHSRLGEVADNVDLAKSTTHDYLQTLIALGFVKRNEAGYYLSLKILRYGGLARRRRAAYEESMPEISQLTNELREEISERGLTSHLAILEDKDVFLADFSKTDWDISTGNYSGGDVDVHSSELGKAVLAFVTEDRLSSMLSNTEFEAFTDQTITDEETLRKELETVRERGYAVNDEEEFGHIKGIGLPILFENDVLGSISVSGPKAGIEQDEETILELLQTTVENIELRLEHH, encoded by the coding sequence ATGACTCCACAATCCAACCGACAGATCAAAACCGCCCAGAGAGTGTTCGATATTATCGACTGTCTTCACGAGAACGGCCATTCTCGGCTGGGAGAGGTCGCCGATAACGTGGATCTCGCAAAAAGTACCACACACGATTACCTTCAAACACTAATCGCACTCGGGTTCGTCAAACGGAACGAGGCTGGTTATTATTTGAGCCTGAAAATCCTCCGATATGGCGGGCTTGCCCGACGACGACGTGCTGCCTATGAGGAGTCGATGCCGGAGATCAGTCAACTGACCAATGAACTCCGCGAGGAGATCAGTGAACGAGGGCTTACGTCCCACCTCGCGATTCTGGAGGACAAAGACGTATTTCTCGCTGACTTCTCTAAGACTGATTGGGATATCAGCACGGGCAATTACTCTGGCGGTGACGTTGACGTTCACAGCTCGGAACTTGGAAAAGCTGTCTTGGCATTTGTTACCGAGGACCGGCTATCTTCGATGTTATCGAATACAGAATTCGAAGCGTTCACTGACCAGACAATCACCGACGAGGAAACCCTCCGCAAGGAGCTCGAAACCGTCCGAGAACGGGGATATGCGGTAAACGACGAGGAGGAGTTCGGGCACATCAAAGGGATTGGTCTCCCCATCCTGTTCGAAAACGACGTGTTGGGTTCGATCAGCGTGTCGGGCCCGAAAGCCGGAATCGAGCAGGATGAGGAAACTATTCTGGAACTGCTGCAGACGACAGTCGAGAACATCGAACTACGGCTCGAACACCACTGA
- a CDS encoding redoxin domain-containing protein, protein MVSTGDTAPNFTATYRGSEHETFELVEHLGEGPTVLAFFPGAFTPPCSNEMVALQERLDELQDAGATLFGISADSSFSLGAFADEYDLEFDLVSDMGGEAIPEYDLSIDIPDLGLYGVANRAVIVLDEDRTVAYRWVAEDPTNEPDYDELIKAVEAV, encoded by the coding sequence ATGGTTTCAACAGGAGATACTGCGCCGAATTTCACAGCGACGTACCGAGGAAGCGAACATGAGACATTCGAACTTGTCGAGCATCTTGGAGAGGGTCCTACCGTATTAGCGTTCTTCCCCGGGGCGTTTACACCTCCGTGTTCGAACGAGATGGTAGCCCTCCAAGAACGTCTCGATGAACTTCAAGATGCGGGAGCGACACTCTTCGGCATCAGCGCCGATTCATCATTCTCTCTTGGAGCGTTCGCAGACGAGTACGATCTCGAGTTCGACCTCGTCAGTGATATGGGGGGCGAAGCGATTCCGGAATACGACCTTTCAATCGACATCCCAGACTTAGGCCTGTACGGTGTCGCCAACCGGGCTGTGATCGTCCTTGACGAAGATCGGACTGTGGCCTACAGGTGGGTAGCTGAAGATCCGACGAACGAACCAGACTACGATGAACTCATCAAGGCCGTCGAGGCAGTCTGA